Proteins found in one Rhodobacteraceae bacterium D3-12 genomic segment:
- a CDS encoding DUF1611 domain-containing protein: METKSETVDTIRRPIRGAQAPPMKQIKPAGITSGSQITSSPTAVVYCEGNFAQIDGKTANGLVRHSQAYRILSVIDSTVSGQDSGSVLDDVSNSIPIFDHLDAAVAHETVIPDTLIYGMAPSTGRLSTADRGVVLQAIELGMNIVSGLHEYLSDDREIANAASERNVTIRDIRKPKPSKDMRLFDGSVAGVKALRIAVLGTDCAIGKRTTATVLARALNAKGIKTVLVGTGQTGLMQGAKYGIAMDAVPPQFCCGELEGAIVAASEVEQPDVILIEGQGALSHPAFCTSAFILRGSQPNAVILQHAPKRVHRCDFPDMPMPTSSSEIALIEAFADTRVIGVTLNHERMSEAEITATIAAQSLKLGLPVTDALARPASNLLAMVLAVYPGLTQRPCMAAI; this comes from the coding sequence ATGGAAACCAAATCTGAAACTGTTGATACCATCCGCCGCCCTATCAGGGGAGCACAAGCACCTCCAATGAAACAGATCAAACCCGCAGGCATAACGTCAGGCAGTCAGATCACATCCTCACCGACGGCAGTCGTCTATTGCGAGGGGAATTTCGCGCAAATCGATGGTAAGACGGCAAATGGCCTTGTTCGTCATTCACAAGCGTATCGCATCCTTTCCGTCATCGACAGCACCGTTAGCGGACAAGACAGCGGATCCGTTCTAGACGACGTAAGCAACAGCATACCTATCTTTGATCATCTGGACGCCGCTGTTGCCCATGAAACCGTCATTCCCGATACGCTGATCTATGGGATGGCTCCGTCAACGGGGCGTCTCTCGACTGCGGACCGAGGCGTTGTTCTGCAAGCAATTGAGCTTGGTATGAACATTGTGAGTGGGCTGCATGAATATCTGAGCGATGACCGAGAAATAGCCAACGCTGCCTCGGAACGGAACGTCACGATCCGCGACATCCGCAAGCCGAAACCCAGCAAGGACATGCGCCTGTTTGATGGTAGTGTCGCCGGTGTAAAAGCGCTGCGGATTGCCGTTCTTGGTACTGATTGCGCGATCGGCAAGCGGACAACGGCGACCGTTTTGGCCCGGGCTCTGAATGCGAAGGGCATCAAGACAGTGCTGGTCGGCACAGGCCAGACCGGCCTGATGCAGGGCGCAAAATACGGTATCGCCATGGATGCCGTGCCGCCTCAATTCTGCTGCGGCGAACTTGAAGGTGCGATTGTTGCAGCTTCTGAAGTGGAACAACCGGATGTCATTCTGATCGAAGGTCAGGGTGCTTTGAGCCATCCCGCGTTCTGCACTTCAGCCTTTATCCTTAGGGGGAGCCAGCCGAACGCTGTCATCCTTCAGCACGCGCCCAAACGTGTCCATCGCTGTGACTTTCCCGATATGCCGATGCCCACGTCGTCAAGTGAGATTGCCTTGATCGAGGCCTTTGCCGACACTAGGGTCATCGGTGTTACGCTCAACCACGAAAGGATGTCCGAGGCCGAAATCACCGCCACCATCGCGGCCCAATCACTCAAACTCGGGCTGCCGGTCACCGATGCGTTGGCCCGACCGGCTTCAAATCTGCTTGCGATGGTACTCGCCGTATACCCCGGCTTGACACAAAGGCCGTGTATGGCCGCGATATGA
- a CDS encoding recombinase family protein: MKKLRCAIYTRKSSEEGLEQEFNSLDAQREACAAYVASQKHEGWVLLPAHYDDGGLSGGTLERPALQSLLQDISDGRVDQIIVYKIDRLTRSLADFSKIVDILDAAEASFVSVTQSFNTATSMGRLTLNMLLSFAQFEREVTAERIRDKIAASKRKGLWMGGQVPLGYDADGRTLSVNLKEAAVVEQLYALYEDLGTVRAVKAQADALDLRSRQRTLADGSTTGGTHMDRGHIHHLLTNPIYAGRIRHRDKVFEGQHPAIIAPERWDRVQRLLQDGAAKGRGRKAANQRSLLCGKLFDETGDRLTPSHTKTRKGARLRYYISHRLVAGSSEAHKDAWRLPAPELENKIADLVRKMISASGFAPTLLPAATADQIDRAADTLISRAKRDKPSSLFDLIERVDIAPGELVVQLSADAIAGSIDVN; encoded by the coding sequence ATGAAGAAGCTGCGTTGCGCCATCTATACCCGCAAGTCATCTGAAGAGGGCCTTGAGCAAGAGTTCAACTCGCTGGATGCGCAGCGCGAAGCCTGTGCGGCTTATGTTGCCAGCCAGAAGCACGAAGGCTGGGTGTTGCTGCCCGCGCATTATGACGATGGTGGGTTGTCCGGCGGAACCCTGGAACGACCGGCGCTGCAGAGCCTTCTGCAGGACATATCTGACGGGCGGGTGGACCAGATCATCGTGTATAAGATCGACCGGCTCACGCGGTCCCTCGCGGACTTCTCCAAGATCGTCGACATTCTGGATGCGGCAGAGGCCTCGTTTGTCTCGGTCACCCAATCCTTCAACACGGCCACCAGTATGGGGCGGCTGACGCTGAACATGCTGCTGTCCTTCGCGCAGTTTGAGCGAGAGGTAACGGCCGAACGTATCCGCGACAAGATCGCGGCGTCCAAGCGCAAGGGGCTATGGATGGGCGGGCAGGTGCCACTGGGCTATGATGCTGATGGGCGAACACTCAGCGTGAACCTCAAGGAAGCGGCGGTGGTCGAGCAGCTTTATGCGCTCTACGAGGATCTTGGCACCGTCAGGGCGGTGAAAGCACAGGCTGACGCGCTGGATCTACGGAGCCGTCAACGAACGCTTGCAGATGGCAGCACGACGGGCGGAACCCATATGGACCGTGGCCACATCCATCATCTACTGACCAACCCGATCTACGCTGGGCGCATCCGGCATCGTGACAAGGTGTTCGAGGGGCAGCACCCGGCGATAATCGCACCTGAGCGATGGGATCGCGTCCAGCGGTTGTTGCAGGATGGTGCGGCGAAGGGCAGGGGACGCAAAGCCGCCAATCAACGCTCTTTGCTATGCGGCAAACTCTTCGACGAAACTGGTGATCGCCTGACGCCTTCGCATACGAAGACGCGGAAAGGCGCACGACTGCGCTATTACATCTCGCACAGGTTAGTGGCCGGGAGCAGCGAAGCACACAAAGATGCCTGGCGCCTGCCTGCGCCGGAGCTGGAGAACAAGATCGCTGATTTGGTACGCAAGATGATCTCTGCATCCGGCTTCGCACCCACACTACTGCCGGCAGCAACGGCGGATCAGATCGATCGCGCTGCTGATACTCTTATCTCCCGCGCGAAACGCGACAAGCCAAGCAGCCTGTTTGACCTCATCGAACGCGTGGACATCGCTCCCGGTGAGTTGGTCGTGCAACTGAGTGCTGACGCCATCGCCGGGAGTATTGACGTAAACTAG
- a CDS encoding site-specific DNA-methyltransferase, producing the protein MSGKKTELIPIEDLKPWARNARTHSKKQVRQIADSIKTFGFTNPVLIDERRTILAGHGRVEAAKQLGMAEVPCLRLDYMSADEKRAYVLADNKLALNAGWDEDLLAAELGELLSSDLEFDVSVTGFSIPEIDGLLETVAPEDDGDPDDDTLPDVAPARVRVGDVWQLGSHRLVCGDALDPQVVATLMQGEQARMVFSDPPYNVPIDGHVGNSGKIQHREFAMASGEMSRAEFTSFLEKGLSNLAANSMDGAIHYLCMDWRHMAEMLEAGQGVYDELKNLIVWAKDNGGMGTFYRSRHELIFVFKKGKAPHLNNFELGQHGRYRTNVWEYRGANSRRAGRLEELALHPTVKPVQMIADAIRDVSGRGDIVLDIFGGSGSTLIAAHKTGRKGYLCELDPIYCDRILARWEAYANDEAEQLVCGWASPEKLLEAAE; encoded by the coding sequence ATGTCAGGCAAGAAAACAGAACTGATCCCAATCGAGGATCTCAAACCATGGGCTCGCAATGCGCGGACCCACTCGAAGAAGCAGGTCCGCCAGATCGCGGATAGCATCAAGACTTTCGGGTTTACCAATCCGGTCTTGATCGACGAGCGGCGCACGATACTGGCCGGTCACGGTCGGGTCGAAGCGGCAAAGCAACTCGGCATGGCGGAGGTTCCATGTTTGCGGTTGGATTATATGAGTGCGGATGAAAAGCGCGCCTATGTCTTGGCCGATAATAAGCTCGCCTTGAACGCCGGCTGGGACGAAGACTTGCTTGCTGCAGAACTTGGTGAGCTGCTGTCGAGCGATTTAGAGTTCGATGTTTCCGTGACCGGGTTTTCTATTCCGGAAATTGATGGGCTTTTGGAGACTGTTGCTCCGGAAGACGACGGAGATCCAGACGACGATACTTTGCCTGATGTGGCGCCAGCTCGGGTCCGCGTTGGTGACGTTTGGCAATTGGGTTCACACCGATTGGTTTGCGGCGATGCGCTGGATCCGCAAGTGGTGGCTACGTTGATGCAGGGAGAGCAGGCCCGCATGGTGTTCAGCGATCCGCCGTACAATGTTCCGATCGACGGCCATGTCGGGAACTCGGGCAAGATACAGCACCGTGAATTTGCCATGGCTTCTGGTGAGATGAGCCGGGCTGAGTTCACTTCGTTCCTGGAGAAGGGTTTGAGCAATCTCGCGGCAAACAGCATGGATGGCGCGATACATTATCTGTGCATGGACTGGCGCCATATGGCTGAAATGTTGGAAGCAGGGCAGGGGGTTTATGATGAGTTGAAGAACCTGATTGTCTGGGCCAAGGACAACGGTGGTATGGGGACGTTCTATCGCTCCCGCCACGAACTGATCTTTGTGTTCAAGAAGGGCAAGGCGCCGCATCTGAACAATTTCGAGCTTGGCCAGCATGGGCGGTATCGAACCAATGTGTGGGAGTATCGCGGCGCAAACAGTCGTCGTGCCGGGCGGTTGGAGGAGCTTGCCCTACATCCGACGGTCAAACCTGTGCAAATGATTGCTGACGCCATCCGGGATGTTTCTGGACGTGGAGACATTGTACTCGATATTTTTGGCGGATCGGGATCGACCTTGATTGCTGCACATAAGACGGGTCGCAAGGGATACTTGTGTGAACTGGATCCGATTTATTGCGACCGCATTCTAGCGCGATGGGAAGCCTATGCAAATGACGAGGCTGAGCAACTGGTGTGTGGCTGGGCGTCACCTGAAAAACTGTTGGAGGCCGCAGAATGA
- a CDS encoding DUF5681 domain-containing protein: protein MTRSSPKLPIHKPGSDYEVGYGKPPKATRFKPGRSGNPKGRPRGAKNKRPGMHEERLKDLVIEEAYRGVTVRDGDRSVTVPMAQAILRSMAVNAAKGQHRAQRLFAELLASVESSRKLLHDEYFEKALTYKLEWEKELNRRAQHGITHLPDPLPHPNQVKIDMREGTVHLVGPLTRRKRPSWITGGGRNR from the coding sequence ATGACCCGATCCTCCCCAAAATTGCCAATCCATAAACCGGGATCTGACTATGAAGTCGGCTATGGAAAGCCACCGAAAGCAACCCGGTTCAAACCTGGTAGGTCAGGTAACCCCAAAGGCCGACCTCGGGGTGCGAAGAACAAGCGGCCGGGGATGCACGAGGAACGGCTGAAAGATTTGGTCATTGAAGAGGCGTATCGCGGCGTGACGGTGCGCGATGGCGATCGTAGCGTAACGGTGCCTATGGCGCAGGCCATACTCCGGTCAATGGCGGTAAATGCAGCAAAGGGTCAGCACCGGGCTCAAAGGCTCTTCGCTGAACTGTTGGCGTCCGTCGAAAGTTCACGAAAGCTGTTGCATGATGAGTATTTCGAGAAAGCTCTGACCTACAAGCTTGAGTGGGAAAAAGAGCTCAACCGGCGTGCACAACATGGCATCACGCACCTGCCTGATCCTCTGCCTCACCCGAACCAGGTCAAGATCGACATGCGTGAAGGGACGGTGCATCTCGTTGGACCGTTGACCCGGAGGAAAAGGCCGAGCTGGATTACTGGCGGGGGCAGAAACCGCTGA
- a CDS encoding tripartite tricarboxylate transporter substrate binding protein, translating to MNMTIFRAASLFAYAVIVVVGSLGPAKSVAEGFPDRPITIRVAYPPGGPADESIRTAAKVLEQALNAKLVITNAPGANGSIAAAGVLNADPNGFTLLGTTGTDFISAPRVVPSADYNPTAFHLLGQVGVADFMLVSSSARKFASLDELLDYARNPNNKPLLIAHWGDGSAPQIVGKAFQSKAGIELLEVPYKGAAPAIASVIGGHVDLSFVPLSSATLGLMKSNKMHPIALAAPNRSDVVPDVPTFSESDEFDNFSFSIWSALFAPPGTPEPVVQKLTDAMNAWTTSQANIDRVRLNAGRLLPARTVADNAKLLAAEAKALSEIFD from the coding sequence ATGAATATGACAATTTTCCGCGCAGCTTCGTTGTTCGCATATGCCGTCATAGTAGTTGTCGGCAGTCTCGGCCCCGCAAAATCGGTCGCTGAAGGTTTCCCCGACCGTCCGATCACCATCCGTGTCGCTTACCCACCCGGAGGCCCAGCCGATGAATCGATCCGCACTGCCGCGAAGGTTCTCGAGCAGGCCCTGAACGCCAAGCTAGTGATCACGAACGCCCCGGGCGCGAATGGATCGATAGCTGCGGCGGGTGTGCTGAATGCCGATCCGAACGGATTTACACTGCTTGGAACGACCGGAACCGATTTCATTTCTGCGCCCCGCGTCGTTCCGTCGGCAGATTACAATCCGACGGCTTTTCACCTGCTTGGGCAGGTGGGTGTTGCAGACTTCATGCTCGTGTCGAGCTCTGCCCGGAAATTTGCCAGTCTGGATGAACTGCTCGACTATGCGCGCAATCCAAACAACAAGCCGCTGCTTATAGCACATTGGGGTGACGGTTCCGCGCCGCAAATCGTAGGGAAGGCTTTTCAGAGCAAGGCTGGGATCGAATTGCTCGAGGTTCCCTACAAAGGTGCGGCTCCCGCTATCGCTAGTGTCATCGGTGGACATGTTGATCTGTCTTTCGTGCCGCTCAGCAGCGCCACTCTGGGGCTGATGAAAAGCAACAAGATGCACCCAATCGCCCTCGCTGCACCGAATCGCAGTGATGTTGTGCCTGATGTGCCGACATTCAGCGAAAGCGACGAATTCGACAACTTCTCATTCAGCATCTGGTCCGCACTTTTCGCTCCGCCGGGAACACCGGAACCCGTGGTGCAGAAGTTGACAGATGCCATGAATGCCTGGACCACGAGCCAAGCCAACATCGACAGAGTTAGGTTGAATGCTGGCCGGCTGCTGCCTGCCCGAACCGTGGCCGATAACGCCAAGCTGCTTGCTGCCGAAGCCAAGGCTCTGTCGGAAATCTTCGACTGA
- a CDS encoding tripartite tricarboxylate transporter TctB family protein translates to MNMSTKKSSFLSTNWPAGLPLMVVGGLAIWFSREYPMGTLSAMGPGMLPVFLGGVLVLIGAFLSLQNAPKLNDDGEEKIALRSWGCVALGMLAFVAFGAWFGLLPATISLVALSAAGDRRNSLIDVLALSVGMSLIASLVFVYALGLPFPLLKFGGL, encoded by the coding sequence ATGAATATGAGTACGAAAAAAAGCAGTTTTCTAAGCACCAACTGGCCTGCCGGGTTGCCGCTGATGGTTGTTGGTGGGTTGGCCATCTGGTTCAGTCGCGAATACCCAATGGGGACGCTGAGTGCCATGGGCCCCGGCATGCTACCGGTTTTTCTTGGCGGTGTCCTCGTGTTAATCGGAGCGTTTCTGAGCTTGCAGAATGCGCCCAAGCTCAACGATGACGGTGAAGAAAAAATAGCTTTGAGAAGCTGGGGATGCGTTGCCTTGGGCATGCTGGCCTTCGTTGCATTTGGCGCGTGGTTTGGTTTACTCCCCGCTACCATTTCACTTGTTGCCCTGTCGGCGGCTGGCGACCGTCGGAACAGCCTTATTGACGTTCTTGCGTTGTCAGTGGGGATGTCTCTAATTGCGTCCCTTGTATTTGTCTACGCTCTAGGGCTTCCGTTTCCCTTGTTGAAATTCGGAGGTCTTTAA
- a CDS encoding alanine/ornithine racemase family PLP-dependent enzyme, whose translation MSCPRIEVDLSKIRRNTQTLVKRLGPRGIGVTGVTKAVCGHPAIAQAMLDGGAAGLADARVRNVQRLRSAGVTGPITLIRTPMLSQADQVVQSCEESYNTELSVISALAAAAIRNRSVHGIVLMVEMGDLRDGILPENLEGIAQQVMQMSGVALKGIGANFACLSGIAPTASQMAAFCDLANEIEGVCGPILKFVSGGNSANLPWALGEHATGRVNDLRLGEAILLGVEPVSGDQIGGMHTDAFTLVAEVIETNAKPPPSTIALIDPAPGRHRIVTTCAASARMILAMGHQDTDIPGLSMPVGSTLIGATSDHIVIGTPRTLPMVGSEVRFRMNYNALIHAMAAPDIEVTLLGDQSMRPSRRAQGKVNHLALA comes from the coding sequence ATGAGCTGCCCGCGCATCGAGGTGGACCTCAGCAAGATACGTCGCAACACACAGACCCTTGTCAAGCGCCTAGGCCCGCGTGGGATCGGCGTCACAGGCGTGACCAAGGCTGTCTGTGGGCATCCAGCGATCGCTCAGGCCATGCTCGATGGTGGGGCAGCCGGGCTTGCAGATGCACGTGTCCGCAATGTGCAAAGGCTACGTTCGGCGGGCGTGACAGGCCCTATCACTCTGATCCGTACGCCGATGTTAAGCCAGGCCGACCAAGTCGTTCAGTCCTGCGAAGAGAGCTATAACACAGAGCTTTCGGTTATTTCGGCGCTGGCTGCTGCCGCGATCCGCAATCGTTCCGTCCACGGTATCGTCCTCATGGTCGAAATGGGTGATCTGCGCGACGGGATACTACCCGAGAACCTGGAAGGTATTGCACAGCAGGTCATGCAAATGTCAGGGGTTGCATTGAAAGGGATTGGTGCGAATTTTGCCTGTCTGAGCGGGATCGCCCCTACTGCATCTCAAATGGCCGCTTTTTGCGACCTCGCGAATGAGATCGAGGGGGTATGCGGCCCGATCCTCAAGTTTGTGTCAGGTGGCAACTCAGCCAACTTGCCCTGGGCGCTTGGCGAACACGCGACGGGTCGCGTCAACGACCTCCGTTTGGGTGAGGCGATCCTTCTGGGTGTTGAGCCGGTTTCTGGGGACCAGATCGGTGGGATGCACACGGACGCCTTCACGCTTGTTGCCGAAGTTATCGAAACGAATGCAAAACCCCCGCCTTCCACTATCGCCCTGATCGATCCAGCACCGGGACGACATCGCATTGTGACAACCTGCGCTGCCTCTGCGCGCATGATCCTCGCGATGGGACATCAGGACACCGACATTCCGGGGCTCTCAATGCCTGTTGGAAGCACATTGATCGGTGCAACCAGTGATCATATTGTCATCGGAACGCCCCGAACCCTGCCAATGGTGGGTTCCGAGGTGAGATTCCGGATGAATTACAATGCGTTGATACATGCCATGGCAGCGCCGGACATCGAAGTGACACTGTTGGGCGATCAATCCATGCGCCCATCACGGCGTGCCCAAGGCAAGGTCAACCACTTGGCGTTGGCGTGA
- a CDS encoding DUF2924 domain-containing protein, producing MLAEWEAVFGSPPPAYLSVPFMQRAVCYERQCRAHGRLAATTRRALTQIASGEDVAVAVPARLNPGAHLVREWNGRTYQVQVTEAGFEMDGKTWRSLSAIAKHITGATWSGPRFFGLQSKAGR from the coding sequence ATGCTTGCGGAGTGGGAGGCGGTCTTCGGATCGCCTCCGCCAGCCTATCTGTCGGTGCCGTTCATGCAGCGCGCGGTTTGCTACGAGCGGCAATGCAGGGCGCATGGGCGGCTGGCCGCCACAACGCGCCGCGCACTAACACAGATTGCGAGCGGGGAGGACGTTGCCGTTGCGGTGCCGGCAAGGCTGAACCCCGGCGCGCATCTCGTGCGGGAATGGAACGGTCGAACATACCAGGTGCAGGTCACGGAGGCGGGCTTTGAGATGGATGGAAAGACTTGGAGGTCACTATCAGCCATCGCCAAACACATCACCGGCGCTACCTGGTCTGGCCCCCGGTTCTTTGGCCTGCAGAGCAAAGCCGGGAGATAA
- a CDS encoding enoyl-CoA hydratase/isomerase family protein, translating to MSNVTFKRDGDVGVVTLAKPPHNLIDDALLSDLLAAYKQAVDGGCRSILLRSEMRHFCAGADVTAFTNGGQRRDQKGFEKLLSDLEDVSLPTVAAVHGAALGGGVELALTCDMIIASDTATFAMSESSIGLMPLLGGVQRVVQRVGLPRAKELAMFGRRNDPAMLERWGMINLVTPEAELPTVSMSWARQLAQGPTVALLGIKRLANLSARDGLGAADKVQLETNGQMWASKDQKRGLKAFMQTGPGTAVFEGN from the coding sequence ATGTCCAATGTGACGTTTAAACGCGACGGCGACGTCGGGGTTGTTACCCTTGCAAAGCCGCCCCACAACCTGATTGATGACGCTCTGCTTTCTGATCTTCTAGCCGCTTATAAACAGGCGGTGGACGGCGGGTGCCGATCGATCTTGCTTCGCAGTGAAATGCGCCATTTCTGCGCCGGGGCTGATGTAACTGCCTTCACTAACGGCGGTCAGCGGCGGGATCAGAAAGGCTTTGAGAAACTTCTCTCAGATCTCGAAGACGTAAGTCTGCCGACCGTGGCGGCCGTACATGGGGCCGCTCTGGGCGGTGGGGTCGAGCTGGCCTTGACCTGCGATATGATTATAGCTTCAGATACTGCGACATTCGCCATGTCGGAGTCTTCTATTGGTTTGATGCCGCTTCTTGGTGGGGTCCAGCGCGTCGTGCAACGTGTCGGTCTACCTCGTGCAAAGGAGCTTGCGATGTTCGGCCGTCGAAATGATCCGGCGATGTTGGAACGTTGGGGTATGATCAACCTTGTCACCCCAGAGGCGGAGCTGCCAACCGTGTCGATGTCCTGGGCGCGTCAACTGGCGCAGGGTCCAACCGTTGCGCTTTTGGGGATCAAGCGTCTTGCCAACCTGTCGGCACGCGACGGTCTCGGTGCTGCGGATAAGGTCCAGCTTGAGACGAATGGCCAAATGTGGGCGAGTAAAGATCAAAAGCGAGGCCTTAAAGCCTTCATGCAAACCGGTCCCGGTACCGCCGTTTTCGAGGGGAACTGA
- a CDS encoding fumarylacetoacetate hydrolase family protein produces MTMLDYTHDQAATSWVQVPAGNDFPIQNLPLGIVKPKDGKARVVVAIGDQVLDLAKLADMGPFDGLAGQALNLCRHEHLNPLAAAGVAHRRALRLALFGILSAEAPRSMVNQVRECLRPAVQNEYLLPFEIGDYTDFYASLDHAINVGRAFHTDYTLPSNFTHMPIAYHGRASTVRVSGTSIARPIGQHAPQGGAAPVLAPSTALDFELEVGVFIGTGNVPDIPIPISAAREAIFGLCLLNDWSARDLQVWESRPLGPFLSKSFATTVSPWVVTPEALAPFRCEISRPTGFPGPPEYRKSPGLDST; encoded by the coding sequence ATGACGATGCTTGATTATACGCATGATCAGGCGGCGACAAGTTGGGTGCAAGTTCCGGCGGGGAATGACTTCCCGATCCAGAACCTGCCGCTGGGCATCGTAAAGCCAAAGGACGGCAAGGCTCGCGTCGTTGTTGCGATCGGCGATCAGGTTCTAGATTTAGCGAAACTCGCAGACATGGGCCCGTTCGATGGTCTGGCCGGTCAGGCGCTGAACCTGTGCCGGCACGAACATCTAAACCCGCTTGCCGCTGCAGGTGTCGCGCATCGGCGAGCGCTTCGTTTGGCATTGTTCGGCATATTGTCGGCAGAGGCGCCCAGATCCATGGTTAACCAAGTGCGTGAGTGTCTGAGGCCCGCGGTTCAGAACGAGTATCTTCTGCCTTTTGAGATTGGGGACTATACTGATTTCTATGCCTCACTCGACCACGCAATAAATGTTGGGCGCGCATTCCACACAGACTATACGCTTCCTTCAAATTTCACGCATATGCCAATTGCATATCACGGGCGGGCTTCGACCGTTCGGGTATCGGGGACGTCCATCGCTCGGCCAATAGGCCAGCACGCGCCACAAGGTGGCGCCGCGCCAGTCCTTGCCCCTTCTACCGCACTAGATTTCGAGCTTGAGGTCGGGGTTTTCATCGGTACTGGCAACGTGCCGGATATCCCCATTCCGATATCTGCGGCGCGGGAGGCCATCTTCGGGCTTTGCCTCCTAAACGACTGGTCCGCCCGCGACCTCCAGGTTTGGGAATCCCGCCCCTTGGGGCCGTTCTTGTCCAAGAGTTTCGCGACCACGGTTTCGCCATGGGTTGTAACGCCAGAAGCGCTCGCCCCCTTTCGTTGTGAGATTTCTCGTCCGACAGGGTTTCCGGGTCCACCGGAATACCGGAAATCGCCGGGGCTGGATTCGACATAG
- a CDS encoding GNAT family N-acetyltransferase, translating into MQTYLLETKRLLFRRPNRSDLPWYTSYCLSERTRYVGGPFSEVQAFEKLASMIGHWELRGFGRFVFIDRKTERPLGHFGALQLSLSKPPEITWTIWNDVDEGKGFATEAGVAFKSYAMGELGLSSLVARVHRENSASRGLAERLGGELDAAAVPPSWLPNSVLYRF; encoded by the coding sequence ATGCAAACCTATCTCTTAGAAACCAAACGGCTCCTGTTCAGGCGGCCTAATCGATCAGACTTGCCTTGGTATACGAGCTATTGTCTTAGCGAACGAACGCGGTATGTCGGCGGACCGTTTAGTGAGGTACAGGCGTTCGAAAAGTTAGCTTCGATGATCGGACACTGGGAGCTGCGCGGATTCGGTCGTTTCGTGTTTATTGACCGTAAGACGGAACGACCGCTGGGACACTTCGGTGCGTTACAACTCAGTTTGTCTAAGCCTCCAGAAATCACTTGGACAATTTGGAACGATGTCGATGAGGGCAAAGGGTTTGCCACTGAGGCTGGTGTTGCTTTCAAGAGTTACGCTATGGGGGAGCTCGGGCTTTCGAGCCTAGTTGCGCGAGTGCATCGCGAGAATTCAGCGTCGCGAGGTCTAGCCGAACGCTTAGGTGGTGAACTTGACGCCGCAGCAGTTCCGCCATCTTGGTTACCGAACTCGGTGTTGTATCGGTTTTGA
- a CDS encoding DUF3489 domain-containing protein, which translates to MTKSDEHNAPAKAMAASRTTKKDQLIKLLGTRAGADTKTLSAKLVWQQHTTRAALTGLRKAGYEIACNKPTKGGMSRHRILSAPTPNKSRGSESAANGA; encoded by the coding sequence ATGACCAAGTCTGACGAGCACAACGCACCTGCCAAGGCGATGGCAGCATCGCGTACGACCAAGAAGGACCAGTTGATCAAACTGCTGGGGACGAGGGCAGGAGCTGATACCAAAACCCTGAGCGCGAAGCTGGTCTGGCAGCAACATACAACGCGCGCGGCTCTGACCGGTTTGCGCAAAGCAGGGTACGAGATTGCCTGCAACAAACCTACCAAAGGCGGGATGTCGAGGCATCGCATCCTTTCTGCGCCTACGCCGAATAAATCCCGTGGATCCGAGAGCGCAGCCAATGGGGCGTGA
- a CDS encoding TetR/AcrR family transcriptional regulator, whose protein sequence is MTQRSERKPRSRSYHHGTLRETLISEGRRMLEKTGPVELSLRQVARSAGVSEAAPARHFDGKDGLLAAIATQGFQELTAIRREIVARKLDNLRTAYEMMRSYVDFAIGKKGVFNLMVGPRLIEKRRHEALQAAGAESFEYFAMAVKNLANESGWPEHQVELVAHFAWSVEHGLATLILGDRAPRSSRGMTLDEMIGFSISFALNAIRSGPSNFEEVMAIVDPQGSQN, encoded by the coding sequence ATGACCCAAAGAAGCGAGCGCAAGCCACGATCGCGATCCTATCACCACGGTACTCTTCGTGAGACATTGATTTCCGAGGGCCGGCGCATGTTGGAAAAAACAGGCCCGGTGGAACTTAGCCTACGCCAAGTCGCACGTAGCGCTGGTGTATCGGAAGCGGCCCCTGCGCGTCATTTTGACGGCAAAGACGGGCTGTTGGCAGCCATCGCGACGCAAGGTTTCCAAGAGTTAACCGCTATTCGCCGGGAGATCGTCGCCCGGAAATTAGACAATCTGCGCACCGCTTACGAGATGATGCGCAGCTATGTGGATTTTGCGATCGGCAAAAAGGGCGTGTTCAACCTAATGGTCGGACCACGCCTGATAGAAAAGCGGCGGCACGAAGCGTTGCAAGCGGCAGGTGCAGAGTCGTTCGAATATTTCGCAATGGCTGTGAAAAACCTCGCAAATGAGTCTGGCTGGCCCGAGCACCAAGTCGAACTGGTTGCACATTTTGCATGGTCCGTCGAGCATGGTCTTGCGACGCTAATCCTCGGTGACCGAGCCCCGAGAAGCAGTCGAGGCATGACGCTGGATGAGATGATCGGTTTCTCGATTTCTTTCGCCCTTAACGCTATCCGCTCCGGGCCAAGCAATTTTGAAGAAGTGATGGCCATCGTTGACCCGCAGGGCAGTCAAAATTGA